One part of the Sorangiineae bacterium MSr11954 genome encodes these proteins:
- a CDS encoding acyl-CoA thioesterase, with product MQNLPTQIPYRSVQRVYFDDLDALNILHNLKFVLFMERARGAFINSRGFRWEDDLSINPDKFHVVAAHEIRYLQPVRGETELVVEITPIHLGTSSFIVEAHVKALHGPTLHATGTTRLVRLDPETNAPCPWSDRFRAAFGPLIAPRKP from the coding sequence GTGCAAAATCTGCCGACACAAATTCCTTATCGATCGGTCCAGCGCGTCTACTTCGACGATTTGGATGCGCTGAATATCCTGCACAATCTCAAATTCGTTCTCTTCATGGAGCGGGCACGGGGTGCCTTCATCAACTCACGCGGCTTCCGCTGGGAGGACGATCTTTCCATCAACCCCGACAAGTTCCACGTGGTCGCCGCGCACGAAATTCGTTACCTGCAGCCGGTGCGCGGTGAGACGGAGCTGGTGGTGGAGATTACGCCCATTCACCTGGGTACATCGTCATTCATCGTGGAGGCGCACGTGAAAGCGCTGCACGGCCCCACCCTGCATGCGACCGGAACCACCCGCCTCGTTCGTCTCGATCCGGAGACGAACGCGCCCTGCCCGTGGAGCGACCGTTTTCGCGCGGCCTTTGGCCCGCTGATCGCGCCGCGGAAGCCATAA
- a CDS encoding helix-turn-helix transcriptional regulator: protein MGKSANSDIQKGCPCLARDVLDRIGDRWSVLLVCILGEHEVLRFTELRRKVTGISQRMLTVTLRDLERDGFVQRKVKPVIPPHVEYRLTPLGHALLENMRSLVNWASRHQDAVRRAREAYDARHSVEEAG, encoded by the coding sequence ATGGGAAAATCAGCCAACTCCGATATTCAAAAAGGATGCCCCTGTCTCGCAAGAGACGTGCTCGACCGGATCGGCGATCGCTGGAGCGTCCTGCTCGTCTGCATCTTGGGGGAGCACGAGGTGCTCCGTTTCACCGAGCTGCGACGAAAAGTCACAGGCATCTCCCAGCGGATGCTCACCGTCACCCTGCGCGATCTCGAGCGCGACGGTTTCGTTCAGCGCAAGGTCAAACCGGTGATTCCCCCGCACGTCGAATACCGATTGACCCCGCTCGGCCACGCGCTGCTCGAGAACATGCGCTCGCTCGTCAACTGGGCCAGCCGGCATCAAGATGCGGTGCGCCGCGCCCGCGAGGCGTACGATGCCCGCCACTCGGTGGAAGAGGCGGGCTGA
- a CDS encoding efflux RND transporter periplasmic adaptor subunit, whose amino-acid sequence MGTSFALAGCGKGEGAGHGGGGVPVKVQTAALADTDETSEFVAEVKSRNSIELRPQVDGHVSKILVAPGTVVTAGTQLLQIDPQRQQAAFTSATAASGTAEAELARARSTLLALESTRDARRAAFKLAETEQKRSASLLGSNTISQQSFDQSQTALDQARADLAAAEQQVSAQKAAIASYESGRAQAQASAQVQRAELRYYNIAAPFNGTVGDIPVKIGDFVTPQTLLTTLDDEKMPLEAYISVPVEQQARLKLDLPVRLIDADAKLLSKGTISFIAPRVDTASQTVLVKARIEDASLLKAQQLLRARIVWRSTPAVSVPTTSLSRQSGLTFVYVLNDANPPTVAQRPVKLGATTGNDVVVIDGVKPGERFVTAGIQKLRDGAPVSPEAPTAEKAADAK is encoded by the coding sequence ATGGGTACGTCGTTCGCGCTCGCGGGCTGCGGAAAGGGCGAAGGGGCAGGGCACGGTGGCGGAGGGGTACCGGTCAAAGTACAGACGGCCGCGTTGGCGGACACCGATGAGACGTCGGAGTTCGTCGCGGAGGTCAAATCGCGCAACTCGATCGAGCTGCGCCCTCAGGTCGATGGTCACGTCTCGAAGATCCTCGTCGCACCGGGGACCGTCGTCACGGCGGGCACGCAGCTTTTGCAGATCGACCCGCAAAGACAGCAGGCTGCCTTCACCAGCGCCACCGCGGCGTCGGGTACGGCGGAGGCGGAGCTGGCGCGCGCGCGCTCCACGCTCTTGGCCTTGGAGTCGACGCGCGACGCGCGGCGCGCGGCCTTCAAGCTGGCGGAAACGGAGCAGAAACGCTCCGCGTCGCTCTTGGGGTCCAACACCATTTCGCAGCAGTCGTTCGACCAGTCGCAGACGGCGCTCGACCAAGCGCGCGCCGATCTGGCCGCGGCCGAGCAGCAGGTGTCGGCGCAGAAGGCCGCCATCGCCAGCTACGAGAGCGGCCGCGCGCAAGCACAGGCCAGCGCGCAGGTGCAGCGGGCGGAGCTTCGCTACTACAACATCGCGGCGCCCTTCAATGGCACCGTAGGTGACATTCCGGTCAAGATTGGCGACTTCGTCACCCCGCAGACCCTCTTGACGACCCTCGACGACGAGAAGATGCCGCTCGAGGCGTACATCTCGGTACCGGTCGAGCAGCAGGCGCGGTTGAAGCTCGATTTGCCGGTTCGCCTCATCGACGCCGACGCAAAGCTGCTCTCCAAGGGCACCATCTCCTTCATCGCGCCACGCGTGGACACCGCCTCCCAGACGGTGCTCGTCAAGGCGCGCATCGAAGACGCATCGCTGCTGAAGGCGCAGCAACTTTTGCGCGCCCGCATCGTGTGGCGTTCGACGCCCGCGGTCAGCGTCCCCACCACATCGCTCTCGCGCCAGAGCGGTCTCACCTTCGTCTACGTCCTCAACGATGCCAACCCGCCCACCGTGGCGCAGCGTCCCGTCAAGCTGGGGGCGACCACCGGCAACGACGTGGTCGTCATCGACGGCGTGAAGCCGGGCGAGCGCTTCGTGACGGCGGGCATCCAGAAGCTCCGCGATGGAGCACCGGTCTCACCGGAAGCGCCGACTGCCGAAAAAGCAGCGGACGCGAAATAA
- a CDS encoding multidrug efflux RND transporter permease subunit codes for MFVEFFIRRPVFASVCSLLIVLAGAICIPTLPIAQYPDLAPPQVVVNAVYTGASAEVLESAVTTPLEQQINGVEGMKYMSSTSTNDGVSTITVTFDVERDPDLAAVDVQNRVSQATGRLPNEVKITGVSVKKNSAAFVLGIAFYAENNEYDNVFMSNYVDQYVRDELKRIKGIGDIPLFGERKYSMRLWLDPTRLATRQLTASDVVRALQEQNVQVASGQLGQQPAVTGQQFQVSVRAVGRFKDAEEFNDLILKATSDGTLVRLRDVGHAELGAEDYSLTAVYQNISSVGMGIIQLPGANALDVAHQVKAELDRLSKNFPPGMKYKVAFDSTPFVEASIHDVVETLAIAIVLVIATIFLFLATWRSTFIPAITIPVSLIGTFAFVKAFGFTINTLTLFGITLATGLVVDDAIVVIENIERFMREKHMSAREAAGAAMQEVFGAVVATSLVLIAVFVPMAFFPGTTGRIYRQFSVTIAISVAISAFNAITLTPALCALLLRPHGKVNAFFERFERMLDNVKNRYGSILRVSLRFRGVVLVAFIASLGATFWMSKKVPTGFVPQEDQGYFIVAAQTPEGSSLEYTTKVFNKATSILTAQPEVLGAFAAVGYGFNGNGANKGAMWVMMKPFSERKGDQHSVEAVLNRVRGALFAIPEGFVIAVPPPPVQGIGNLGGFQFEVLDRGGSTLQELAGGTWGLIGAGSKDPQLSSLFSTYSANDPQLIVEVDRKKARAMNVRLDQVFSTLQVFMGSQYVNDFDFANRSYRVYVQADAKFRAQREHLNEFYVRSETGQMVPLGTLLNIRETVAPQVISHYNLFRSAEISGTPGTGFSSGQAIERMQQLAAELPNTMTYSWSGLSLEELEGGKQTTLLFGLGLLIVFLVLAAQYESFALPFIVLLGVPVAVLGALGAQWARGLQNDVFCQVGLVMLIGLSSKNAILIVEFAQQLRERGASIVDAAVEAAQTRLRPILMTSLAFILGGLPLVFATGAGQASRHSLGTAVLGGMVVSTVLNLLIIPVLYVLVEALRERRRGPKTESVPPEHGPEPLATPAE; via the coding sequence GTGTTCGTCGAATTTTTCATACGCCGTCCCGTATTTGCGAGCGTCTGCTCGCTGCTCATCGTTCTCGCGGGCGCCATCTGCATTCCCACCCTGCCCATCGCGCAGTACCCCGACCTCGCCCCGCCGCAGGTCGTGGTGAACGCGGTGTACACGGGGGCGAGCGCCGAGGTCCTCGAGAGCGCCGTCACCACGCCGCTCGAGCAGCAGATCAACGGCGTCGAGGGCATGAAGTACATGTCCTCGACCAGCACCAACGACGGAGTGAGCACCATCACCGTCACCTTCGACGTCGAGCGCGATCCGGACTTGGCCGCCGTCGACGTGCAGAACCGCGTGTCGCAGGCCACCGGGCGATTGCCGAACGAGGTGAAGATCACCGGCGTCTCGGTGAAGAAGAACTCCGCGGCCTTCGTCCTCGGCATCGCCTTCTATGCGGAGAACAACGAATACGACAACGTGTTCATGAGCAACTACGTGGACCAATACGTCCGCGACGAGCTCAAACGCATCAAAGGCATCGGCGACATCCCGCTGTTCGGCGAGCGCAAATACTCCATGCGCCTCTGGCTGGATCCCACGCGCCTCGCCACCCGCCAGCTCACGGCGAGCGACGTCGTGCGCGCGCTGCAAGAGCAGAACGTGCAGGTCGCGTCCGGCCAGCTCGGTCAGCAGCCGGCGGTCACCGGCCAGCAATTTCAGGTCAGCGTCCGCGCCGTGGGCCGATTCAAGGACGCCGAGGAGTTCAACGACCTGATCCTCAAGGCCACGAGCGACGGCACCTTGGTGCGCCTGCGCGACGTCGGCCACGCCGAGCTCGGCGCCGAGGACTACAGCCTGACGGCCGTGTACCAGAACATCTCCAGCGTCGGCATGGGCATCATCCAGCTGCCCGGCGCCAACGCGCTGGACGTCGCCCACCAGGTTAAGGCGGAGCTCGATCGGCTGTCGAAGAACTTCCCGCCCGGCATGAAGTACAAGGTCGCCTTCGACTCCACGCCGTTCGTCGAGGCCTCCATTCACGACGTGGTCGAGACGCTCGCCATCGCCATCGTGCTGGTCATCGCGACCATCTTCCTCTTCTTGGCGACCTGGCGCAGCACCTTCATCCCGGCCATCACCATCCCCGTCTCGCTGATCGGGACCTTCGCCTTCGTGAAGGCGTTCGGCTTCACGATCAACACGCTCACGTTGTTCGGCATCACCTTGGCGACCGGTCTGGTCGTCGACGACGCCATCGTCGTCATCGAGAACATCGAGCGCTTCATGCGCGAAAAGCACATGAGCGCACGCGAGGCGGCCGGCGCCGCCATGCAGGAGGTGTTCGGAGCGGTCGTGGCCACGTCGCTGGTGCTGATCGCCGTGTTCGTTCCGATGGCCTTCTTCCCCGGCACCACGGGGCGCATTTACCGCCAGTTCTCGGTGACCATCGCCATCTCGGTGGCCATCTCCGCCTTCAACGCCATCACCCTCACCCCCGCCTTGTGCGCGCTGCTCCTGCGCCCGCACGGCAAGGTGAACGCGTTCTTCGAGCGCTTCGAGCGCATGCTCGACAACGTGAAGAACCGCTATGGCAGCATCCTGCGCGTCTCGCTCCGTTTCCGCGGGGTGGTCCTCGTGGCCTTCATCGCCTCGCTCGGCGCGACCTTCTGGATGAGCAAAAAGGTCCCCACCGGCTTCGTGCCGCAGGAGGACCAGGGCTACTTCATCGTCGCCGCGCAGACGCCGGAAGGATCGTCGCTCGAGTACACCACCAAGGTGTTCAACAAGGCGACGAGCATCCTCACGGCGCAACCCGAGGTGCTCGGTGCGTTCGCCGCCGTCGGCTACGGCTTCAACGGCAACGGCGCCAACAAGGGCGCGATGTGGGTCATGATGAAGCCGTTCTCCGAGCGCAAAGGAGACCAGCACTCCGTGGAGGCGGTCCTCAACCGCGTGCGCGGAGCGCTGTTCGCCATCCCCGAGGGCTTCGTCATCGCCGTTCCGCCGCCGCCCGTCCAGGGCATCGGTAACCTCGGCGGCTTCCAGTTCGAGGTGCTCGATCGCGGCGGCTCCACCTTGCAGGAGCTCGCGGGCGGTACCTGGGGTCTCATCGGGGCCGGGAGCAAAGACCCCCAATTGAGCAGCCTCTTCTCGACCTACAGCGCCAACGATCCCCAGCTCATCGTGGAGGTCGATCGCAAGAAGGCGCGCGCGATGAACGTTCGCCTGGACCAAGTCTTCAGCACCCTGCAGGTCTTCATGGGCTCGCAGTACGTGAACGACTTCGACTTCGCGAACCGCTCGTACCGCGTTTACGTGCAAGCCGACGCGAAATTCCGCGCGCAGCGCGAGCACTTGAACGAGTTCTACGTCCGCTCCGAGACGGGCCAGATGGTGCCGCTCGGAACCCTGCTCAACATCCGCGAGACGGTCGCGCCGCAGGTCATCAGCCACTACAACCTGTTCCGCTCCGCGGAGATCAGCGGGACCCCGGGTACGGGATTCAGCAGCGGCCAGGCGATCGAGCGCATGCAGCAGCTCGCCGCCGAGCTTCCGAATACGATGACCTACTCGTGGTCGGGCTTGTCCTTGGAGGAGCTCGAGGGTGGAAAGCAGACCACCTTGCTGTTCGGTCTCGGGTTGCTCATCGTCTTCCTGGTCCTCGCGGCCCAGTACGAGAGCTTCGCCCTTCCGTTCATCGTGCTCCTCGGTGTTCCGGTCGCAGTCCTCGGCGCGCTCGGGGCGCAGTGGGCGCGCGGCCTCCAGAACGACGTGTTTTGCCAAGTCGGTCTGGTCATGCTCATCGGTCTGTCGAGCAAGAACGCCATTCTGATCGTCGAGTTCGCGCAGCAGCTGCGCGAGCGCGGTGCATCGATCGTCGACGCCGCCGTCGAAGCCGCGCAAACGCGTCTGCGCCCGATCCTCATGACGTCCCTCGCCTTCATCCTCGGCGGTCTGCCGCTGGTGTTCGCGACGGGCGCAGGCCAGGCGAGCCGCCATTCTCTGGGGACCGCGGTCCTCGGGGGCATGGTGGTCTCGACCGTGCTGAACCTGCTCATCATCCCCGTCCTCTACGTCCTCGTCGAAGCTCTGCGCGAACGCCGCCGCGGACCGAAGACGGAGTCCGTTCCGCCCGAGCACGGGCCGGAGCCTCTGGCGACGCCGGCGGAGTAA
- a CDS encoding cyclase family protein codes for MVRSLLLLAALALTSCAANPSQPASPQLNAATVQSAIVATGGRIVDLSYPYDNATLYWPTDTAGFVLEKTHWGKTDGGYFYASAKMCTAEHGGTHIDAPIHFAEGRPTLDKIALDRLIAPAVVIDISKAAASNPDALLGAADIEAFERTHGRIEPKTIVLVRTGWSERWPDRKRYLGDDKPGDASNLHFPGIGEDAARALVARKVAAVGIDTASIDNGPSKTFMTHRVLLDAEIPGLENLASLKELPARGAAVIALPMKIGGGSGGPLRVVALLPPPVSTASPPAR; via the coding sequence ATGGTGCGATCACTCTTGCTCCTCGCCGCACTTGCGCTCACATCGTGTGCGGCGAATCCGTCCCAACCCGCATCTCCTCAACTCAACGCGGCCACCGTGCAATCGGCCATCGTGGCCACCGGCGGCCGCATCGTCGATCTCTCGTATCCGTATGACAACGCCACCCTCTATTGGCCGACCGACACCGCCGGCTTCGTGCTCGAAAAGACCCACTGGGGTAAAACGGACGGCGGCTATTTCTATGCCTCGGCCAAAATGTGCACGGCCGAACATGGCGGAACGCACATCGATGCGCCCATTCACTTTGCCGAAGGGCGCCCCACCCTCGATAAGATTGCCCTCGATCGTCTGATTGCCCCCGCCGTGGTGATCGACATCTCCAAGGCCGCCGCCTCGAACCCCGACGCGCTGCTCGGCGCCGCCGACATCGAGGCGTTCGAGCGCACCCATGGCCGCATCGAGCCCAAGACCATCGTGCTCGTTCGCACGGGCTGGTCGGAGCGGTGGCCCGATCGCAAACGCTACCTCGGCGACGACAAACCCGGCGACGCCTCCAACCTGCACTTCCCCGGCATCGGTGAGGACGCCGCGCGCGCGCTCGTCGCCCGCAAGGTCGCGGCGGTCGGCATCGATACGGCCAGCATCGACAACGGACCGTCGAAGACCTTCATGACGCACCGGGTGCTCTTGGATGCGGAGATCCCCGGGCTGGAAAACCTCGCATCGCTCAAGGAGCTGCCGGCGCGCGGCGCGGCGGTCATCGCGCTGCCCATGAAAATCGGCGGAGGCTCGGGCGGCCCTCTGCGCGTCGTCGCGCTCCTGCCGCCTCCCGTCTCCACCGCTTCGCCGCCTGCTCGCTGA
- a CDS encoding acyltransferase, whose protein sequence is MGHPQYEHYLRTSRFESLDGLRCLSILPVIWHHSTPRPLPGILGRGPFGVDLFFSISGFLITTLLLRERRTPVSSREHEAPASLETRGYGGHFAGEARGISLKNFYLRRTLRIFPLYYAVLALYALRGWLFLPDSPLRDHFFRSLPFYATYTPNWFVDFDVPHPVIFGFSWSLAVEEQFYLVWPWVVAKSRGLRAPVVFMLAAVALDFFAEHGFLAPIVDEAGSTHRVLVGIATPICLGALVACALHARTSFAIARMVLGRRGSAPILLAALAVLLAVSGTPLVSIHIVMALLVAAVCIRSDHGLARLLNAPLLRLVGVVSYGMYLFHVSAITGAKWLLPVEWCTAPMVFFTATCVTFFAAWASYRFFETPFLSLKNRFRS, encoded by the coding sequence ATGGGTCACCCACAGTACGAGCACTACCTCCGCACCTCGCGGTTCGAATCCCTCGACGGCCTCCGGTGCCTCAGCATTCTGCCCGTCATCTGGCACCACAGCACACCGCGACCTTTACCCGGAATTCTCGGACGAGGTCCGTTTGGTGTCGATTTGTTCTTTTCGATCAGCGGATTTCTCATTACGACGCTGCTCTTGCGCGAACGACGAACACCCGTGTCGTCGCGCGAGCACGAAGCGCCGGCGTCGTTGGAAACGCGCGGATACGGCGGCCATTTCGCTGGCGAAGCGCGCGGCATTTCGCTGAAGAACTTCTACCTCCGCCGCACCCTGCGAATCTTTCCACTCTATTACGCGGTGCTCGCGCTCTATGCCCTTCGCGGCTGGCTCTTTTTGCCCGACTCGCCTCTGCGCGACCATTTCTTTCGAAGCTTACCGTTCTATGCCACCTATACGCCCAATTGGTTCGTCGACTTCGATGTACCGCATCCGGTCATTTTCGGATTTTCGTGGTCGCTCGCGGTCGAGGAGCAATTTTATCTGGTGTGGCCTTGGGTCGTCGCGAAGAGCCGCGGTCTTCGCGCGCCGGTGGTGTTCATGCTCGCCGCCGTTGCGCTGGATTTCTTCGCCGAGCATGGCTTTTTGGCACCCATCGTCGATGAGGCAGGCTCAACGCATCGCGTTTTGGTGGGGATTGCGACCCCCATTTGCTTGGGCGCGCTCGTGGCGTGTGCGCTTCATGCGCGGACCAGCTTCGCGATCGCCCGGATGGTCCTCGGCCGGCGCGGCAGCGCGCCCATTTTGCTGGCCGCCTTGGCCGTGCTCCTCGCCGTCTCGGGCACACCGCTCGTCTCCATTCATATCGTCATGGCTTTGCTCGTCGCGGCGGTGTGCATCCGCAGCGATCATGGGTTGGCTAGGCTCTTGAACGCTCCGCTCCTTCGCCTGGTGGGGGTGGTCAGTTATGGGATGTACCTGTTTCATGTTTCGGCCATCACAGGGGCCAAGTGGCTATTGCCGGTGGAATGGTGCACCGCGCCGATGGTGTTTTTTACGGCTACCTGCGTCACGTTTTTCGCCGCTTGGGCTTCATATCGATTCTTCGAGACGCCATTTCTTTCCTTGAAGAACCGGTTTCGTTCGTGA
- a CDS encoding EVE domain-containing protein has product MSAWLIKSEPSVYPFSQLVSDKKTVWDGVRNFEARNNLRKMRKGDLCLFYHSNEGKAVVGIAKVAKEAYPDPSSEEGEDWSVVEVSPVKSLTEPVTLEHIKSHPQLSQMALVRRSRLSVVPVTDAEFRTVLSEGKTKL; this is encoded by the coding sequence ATGAGCGCCTGGCTGATTAAAAGCGAACCTTCCGTCTATCCCTTCTCGCAGCTCGTATCGGACAAGAAGACCGTGTGGGACGGGGTCCGCAACTTCGAAGCACGCAACAACCTCCGCAAAATGCGTAAAGGCGATCTTTGCCTATTCTATCACTCGAACGAGGGCAAAGCCGTCGTCGGCATCGCGAAGGTGGCCAAAGAGGCCTATCCCGATCCCTCGAGCGAAGAGGGCGAAGACTGGAGCGTCGTCGAAGTCTCCCCCGTCAAGTCGCTGACCGAGCCCGTGACCCTCGAGCACATCAAGTCACACCCCCAATTGTCGCAGATGGCCCTCGTCCGCCGCTCCCGCCTCTCCGTCGTCCCCGTCACGGACGCGGAGTTTCGGACGGTGCTGTCGGAGGGGAAGACGAAGCTGTAG
- the cysK gene encoding cysteine synthase A: MAPVVAPVLVKPVEKAAEEQPQRLRGAVTEAIGHTPLIELRRLGQGLPGRIAIKLESKNPSGSVKDRVAAALIDDLEQRGQLVPGSTIVAPTSSNTGIAMAHIAASRGYKLRLTIPSDWANERIALLLYLGTDVVVTPGGDMHGARERAKEIVQSTPGAVLIDQFVSPANPEIHRRTTAAEIWEDTYGKVAAFVAGVGTGGTITGVGLGLRAKKRDIRLVAVEPAGSPVLSGGVAGKHAIQGIGAGFVPPLLRRDLIDEVVTVSDDDAFANAHRLALEEGILAGVSSGASITAALALAAQERMAGKLIVTLVCDSGERYVTTPRSDARAPRGARR, translated from the coding sequence ATGGCCCCGGTCGTCGCCCCTGTTCTAGTCAAACCGGTCGAAAAAGCAGCAGAGGAGCAGCCGCAGCGTTTGCGCGGGGCCGTCACGGAGGCCATCGGCCACACGCCCCTCATCGAGCTGCGGAGGCTGGGCCAGGGACTCCCCGGCCGCATCGCCATCAAGCTCGAGTCGAAGAACCCCAGTGGAAGCGTCAAGGACCGGGTCGCCGCCGCCCTCATCGACGACCTCGAGCAGCGCGGGCAGCTGGTGCCCGGGAGCACCATCGTCGCCCCCACCAGCAGCAACACGGGCATCGCCATGGCGCACATCGCCGCGTCCCGAGGCTACAAGCTGCGGCTCACCATCCCCAGCGATTGGGCGAACGAGCGCATCGCCCTCCTCCTCTACCTGGGCACCGACGTGGTGGTGACCCCCGGCGGCGATATGCACGGCGCACGCGAGCGCGCCAAGGAGATCGTCCAGTCCACCCCGGGCGCCGTGCTGATCGATCAGTTCGTTTCGCCGGCCAACCCCGAGATCCATCGCCGCACCACCGCGGCCGAGATCTGGGAGGACACCTACGGCAAGGTGGCCGCGTTCGTGGCCGGCGTCGGCACGGGGGGCACCATCACCGGGGTGGGCCTCGGGCTTCGCGCCAAGAAGCGCGACATCCGGCTGGTGGCCGTGGAGCCCGCCGGCTCGCCGGTTTTGTCGGGCGGGGTCGCCGGCAAGCACGCGATTCAAGGCATCGGCGCGGGCTTCGTCCCGCCGCTCTTGCGCCGCGACCTCATCGACGAAGTCGTCACCGTGTCCGATGACGATGCTTTTGCCAACGCGCATCGCTTGGCGCTCGAGGAGGGGATCCTCGCGGGCGTCTCTTCGGGAGCTTCCATCACCGCCGCGCTGGCCCTCGCCGCCCAAGAGCGCATGGCCGGAAAGCTGATTGTAACCCTCGTATGCGATTCGGGCGAACGCTACGTCACAACGCCGCGCTCGGACGCGCGCGCACCTCGTGGAGCAAGACGATGA
- a CDS encoding DUF2325 domain-containing protein: MIKRPRIVFVGGVERVERSLRASGEELGVDVDVHAGHMQGNAGTRLAALVRRANLVVLVTGVNSHNAVQTAKKEAARCGTPLQIMKFCGAATARALIAEVARAPAA; this comes from the coding sequence ATGATCAAGAGACCTAGGATCGTGTTCGTAGGCGGCGTCGAGCGCGTCGAACGCTCGCTCCGCGCGTCGGGCGAAGAGCTCGGCGTCGATGTCGACGTGCACGCGGGCCATATGCAAGGCAACGCCGGCACGCGCCTCGCGGCCCTGGTGCGGCGGGCGAACTTGGTGGTGCTGGTCACGGGCGTGAACAGCCACAACGCCGTGCAGACGGCGAAGAAAGAAGCGGCGCGCTGCGGAACGCCGCTCCAGATCATGAAGTTCTGCGGCGCCGCCACCGCCCGCGCGCTCATCGCCGAAGTGGCCCGCGCGCCCGCCGCCTGA
- a CDS encoding SDR family oxidoreductase, producing MRELSGRTFLVTGASAGIGRATVFGLAARGASVVLASRSEAKTRPILEEIRRQYTDADVEFLPIDLGDLASVKRAADTFLASPRPLDVLINNAGVAGARGLSRDGFEIAFATNHLGPFFFTQLLLPKLQAAPRARIVNVASRAHFRTKEVDWGSISRPVKRIDSFRQYSFTKLLNILHAQELAKRLADTRVTTYSLHPGVVASELWREVPRPIASIMKLFFISNEEGAKTTLYCATAPELSGTSGRYYDACKEARVSRLARDEALAKELFERSEEAIRNALPGYALAS from the coding sequence ATGCGCGAGCTCTCGGGACGAACGTTTCTGGTGACGGGGGCCAGCGCAGGAATCGGCCGCGCCACCGTCTTCGGGCTGGCGGCGCGCGGGGCGAGCGTGGTGCTCGCGTCGCGCTCCGAGGCCAAGACGCGGCCGATTCTGGAGGAGATCCGGCGTCAGTACACCGACGCCGACGTGGAGTTCCTCCCCATCGACTTGGGCGATCTGGCCTCGGTGAAGCGGGCGGCCGACACGTTCCTCGCGTCGCCGCGGCCGCTCGATGTCCTCATCAACAACGCCGGGGTGGCCGGGGCGCGCGGGCTCTCGCGCGACGGCTTCGAAATCGCCTTCGCCACCAACCATCTGGGGCCGTTCTTCTTCACGCAGCTCCTCCTACCCAAGCTGCAGGCGGCGCCTCGAGCTCGCATCGTGAACGTGGCCTCGAGGGCCCACTTTCGGACCAAAGAGGTCGACTGGGGCTCGATTTCGCGACCGGTCAAGCGGATCGACAGCTTTCGCCAATACAGCTTCACCAAGCTGCTCAACATCTTGCACGCGCAGGAGCTGGCGAAGCGGCTGGCCGATACACGGGTGACCACGTACTCGCTTCACCCCGGGGTGGTGGCGTCCGAGCTATGGCGCGAGGTCCCTCGGCCCATCGCGTCGATCATGAAGCTGTTCTTCATTTCGAACGAGGAAGGGGCGAAGACCACCCTCTATTGCGCGACCGCGCCGGAGCTCTCGGGCACCTCGGGTCGTTATTACGACGCGTGCAAAGAGGCGCGCGTGAGCCGGCTCGCCCGCGACGAGGCGTTGGCGAAGGAGCTCTTCGAACGGAGCGAAGAGGCGATACGGAACGCGCTGCCGGGCTACGCGCTCGCGTCGTGA
- a CDS encoding peroxiredoxin yields the protein MIGVGQRFPDFRLENQDKKELGLSDYRGKWLVLYVYPKDDTPGCTVQGKSFTATKSEFDKNGIVVVGVSADDAESHKSFCDKYSFTIDLLADPEAKLLTAAGVGQSDYKGTLYWDRTTFVIDPTGVVRKVYTKVNPQGHEQVLLEDVVKLKTSQN from the coding sequence ATGATCGGAGTCGGCCAACGCTTTCCGGATTTTCGCCTCGAAAACCAAGACAAAAAGGAGCTGGGGCTCAGCGATTACCGAGGGAAATGGCTCGTTTTGTACGTCTACCCCAAGGACGACACCCCCGGCTGCACGGTCCAGGGCAAGTCGTTCACCGCGACCAAGAGCGAGTTCGATAAGAACGGCATCGTGGTGGTCGGCGTGAGCGCAGACGACGCCGAGTCGCACAAGAGCTTCTGCGACAAGTATTCCTTTACAATCGATCTCTTGGCCGATCCCGAGGCCAAGCTGCTCACCGCCGCCGGGGTGGGGCAGAGCGACTACAAAGGGACCCTCTATTGGGACCGCACCACCTTCGTCATCGACCCCACGGGCGTGGTGCGAAAGGTGTATACCAAGGTGAATCCTCAAGGGCACGAGCAGGTGCTCCTCGAGGACGTCGTGAAGCTCAAGACCTCGCAGAACTAG